Proteins from one Sabethes cyaneus chromosome 2, idSabCyanKW18_F2, whole genome shotgun sequence genomic window:
- the LOC128734519 gene encoding nucleolar complex protein 3 homolog, translated as MTMHKKIRISSVKRGHHKKHKKNAADSGKKVSKVIKTETNIFSKKYKIKPQANVRQKNKIKHSLPILDTVDVGDMINSTDESDAELEKTQKSDYDEMKHSSEQIENAYHSELQNKHYSSNKTKQLLPIKTHKDGIISRSANVYESTAELVTSEESRSIKHEDSGSETQPNEVKVPMGISDLLVERNNEIEKQKYIIGSTCASIVENPELKIKSLTLLLDLIGEKTQCGRVNMFVIRKLALISLKEVFKDIVPDYRLGIIDANSQKLKKTTLARVNYEKELLLHYKNFLILCEECTRVLNSKNSGWDEKSLEREQIAEIAVQCICDLLIAHPYFNYSLNKAQMLVVMLNNNREAIRKAVHVCFVATFKTDNRYDMSIHIVRHINQLVKKKQYNVYPEMVSCLKFLRIKEVNVDAQKEKELKLKKLEAHKSRVINMSRQERKRKKKLQELEKELFETKAEESKQNQLKKLTDLTKLVFIILFRILKTAPKSKLLSVTLEVLSKFAHTINIDFFSDLIDVLDNLLVHAGLGNREQLHCIQTVFTILKGQGEVLNIDPARFYTHLYKNLLYINAAKKSDDIEPIISALESVLLKRHNNITYHRYLAFIKRIAMITLQLQHSGALGCLGVIRTGFVLNSTLDVLLDTESAIGSGEYNSEIDEPEFSNASSTSLYEVASLNRHYHPIVRKLANNISNSVPSAGPGVLPPALGKLTPIELYAKHDTTHMEFNPGIPSPKEKNQLPETARHIFSDQHLESFCFKQKYVQRKEAEFNFMESC; from the exons ATGACAATG CACAAAAAAATTCGAATCAGTTCAGTCAAACGAGGACACCATAAAAAACATAAGAAAAATGCAGCTGATTCTGGAAAAAAAGTATCCAAGGTGATAAAGACCGAGACGAATATTTTCAGTAAAAAATACAAGATAAAGCCGCAAGCAAATGTGcggcaaaaaaacaaaatcaaacataGCTTGCCTATACTTGATACTGTTGATGTCGGAGACATGATTAATAGTACAGACGAATCGGATGCAGAATTAGAAAAAACCCAGAAATCAGATTATGATGAAATGAAACATTCTAGCGAACAAATAGAAAATGCATATCACAGCGAGTTACAAAATAAGCACTATTCTTCAAATAAAACTAAACAACTCCTTCCTATTAAAACACATAAGGATGGAATCATTTCTCGCAGTGCAAATGTATACGAATCAACTGCAGAGTTAGTTACCTCAGAGGAATCGCGAAGTATAAAGCATGAAGATTCAGGATCAGAAACTCAACCAAATGAAGTAAAAGTTCCAATGGGTATAAGTGATTTGTTGGTTGAGAGGAACAACGAGATAgagaaacaaaagtacataatTGGTTCAACTTGTGCATCAATCGTTGAAAATCCTGAGCTAAAAATTAAGAGTCTTACTTTGCTTTTGGATCTGATCGGTGAGAAAACTCAGTGCGGCAGAGTCAACATGTTTGTTATTAGGAAGCTGGCATTAATTTCTTTAAAGGAGGTATTTAAAGATATTGTTCCTGACTATCGATTGGGAATAATCGACGCGAATTCGCAAAAAT TAAAAAAGACCACCTTGGCTCGCGTAAACTATGAGAAAGAACTTCTCCTTCATTACAAAAACTTTCTAATACTATGCGAAGAATGCACACGCGTGTTAAACAGTAAAAATTCCGGATGGGATGAAAAATCATTAGAACGGGAGCAAATTGCAGAAATAGCCGTGCAGTGTATATGTGACTTACTTATTGCACATCCTTATTTCAACTATAGCTTAAATAAGGCCCAGATGCTAGTAGTAATGCTTAACAATAATCGTGAAGCAATTCGCAAAGCTGTTCATGTATGTTTCGTGGCGACATTCAAAACTGATAACCGATACGATATGAGCATCCAT ATTGTTCGTCATATAAATCAATTGGTTAAGAAAAAGCAGTATAATGTGTATCCGGAAATGGTTTCTTGTCTTAAATTTCTGCGAATTAAAGAGGTCAATGTTGATGCTCAGAAGGAAAAAGAGTTGAAGCTTAAAAAACTCGAAGCCCATAAGTCACGAGTTATAAACATGTCCAGACAAGAGCGTAAGCGCAAAAAGAAATTACAAGAATTGGAGAAGGAATTGTTCGAAACCAAAGCAGAGGAAAGTAAACAAAATCAGCTAAAAAAGTTGACTGatctgaccaaactcgtgtttattatacttttccGTATACTAAAAACTGCTCCAAAATCGAAACTATTGAGTGTAACTCTTGAGGTCCTCTCAAA GTTCGCGCATACCATAAATATCGATTTCTTCTCAGATTTGATCGATGTGTTGGATAATCTTCTAGTGCATGCTGGTCTTGGCAACCGGGAGCAATTGCACTGTATTCAAACAGTCTTTACGATTCTCAAAGGACAAGGAGAAGTACTAAATATTGATCCCGCACGTTTCTATACACATTTATACAAAAACCTCTTGTATATCAATGCTG CCAAAAAAAGCGACGATATAGAACCAATAATAAGCGCTCTGGAAAGTGTACTTTTGAAACGTCATAACAATATAACCTATCATCGTTATTTGGCGTTTATTAAAAGAATTGCAATGATAACACTGCAGCTTCAGCACTCTGGAGCTCTCGGATGTCTTGGAGTTATAAGGACGGGCTTTGTTTTGAACTCTACATTGGATGTTTTGCTTGATACAGAATCCGCCATTGGATCGGGAGAATATAACTCGGAAATCGATGAACCTGAATTCAGTAATGCGAGTTCAACAAGCTTATACGAAGTAGCAAGTCTTAATCGACATTATCACCCTATAGTGAGAAAGCTAGCCAACAATATTTCTAATAGCGTACCAAGCGCAGGACCTGGAGTTCTTCCTCCCGCATTAGGAAAACT AACACCTATTGAATTGTATGCTAAACACGACACTACGCATATGGAGTTTAATCCCGGAATTCCATCACCaaaagagaaaaatcaattaCCTGAAACAGCACGCCATATTTTCAGCGACCAACATCTTGAAAGTTTTTGCTTCAAACAAAAATATGTACAACGCAAAGAAGCTGAGTTTAACTTCATGGAATCTTGCTAA
- the LOC128735844 gene encoding uncharacterized protein LOC128735844 has protein sequence MDGTGHCIKCDQQDSADNMVGCDSCSAWAHFGCVGVSDSIANSDRSWKCDNCKGDAVSRHSVASSHTSSRSRRAEIQLQLIEEQRELRLKQQAEEDAIRQKRISEEDEMRKRRAAEDERYLREKAELQMIAESSEVGSRKSGPSIRATRDRLQQWLIDHPPVVQSAQIVSEIQQPVTSGPSTSKQSEEPDGKKFGSSLIPQSSSTPRANQPGHVICSAFEIPATITQSTPTPVTTGVSGTIMTPPPDVLTQSYAESSILLMQSPNVPVSVGISSTVSNVVLTTSGSLQLSKTDIPIASTVSSQGNLLTHVTLAPIMATTSFNQSQLNQNVPYKSPSPAMPPPSVPQCAVDIFNISSTNPVTANMSWNISSVHSAPRVTIPHSITNPLYGGELPSLVPPAVNNNSRGVGLTSLEANVPNHNVVYGTGLPSQVSTSVSMQSTYSVAMSQCNPVLQSAGVIPSYPQLYSYPRMSTAVTSNTQSIQGPSTAQIAARQVIPRELPSFSGDPREWPLFYSSFRNSTETCGFTNAENLSRLQRSLKGQALDSVRCRLLIPESVPSVMETLRQLYGRPEILIHTVLQKVRAVSPPKSDNLPSLINFGLAVRDAVDHMIMSNLQDHLCNPMLLQELVEKMPSQLKMQWSVYKRSKSVVNLATFGEFMSEIVQTASDVTIPEIIDDPVVKAKNRDKQKLCLHAHTAIEDQGEAEDQISGKKGCCCCSKLDHVIMNCEEFKELGVDGRWKIVRLKGLCKMCLIPHRRWPCRSGKECGVYGCRIRHHELLHSGNVISSGKPDRITSETSHHNHHTSVPHSLFRYLPVTIHANNRKINIFAFLDDGSSATLIEDNIVAELGITGPVDTLLLSWTGDVTREETNSKRISVSVSGQMGLKQYNLNNVRTVSALKLPPQTLQYEELTNMYPHLKGLPIRSYSNAIPSMIIGVEHARLLTTLKVREGKDHDLIGAKTRLGWCVFGKTSKKADLVERLEFHDDLNNRELHERMRQFFLVEEAVVTRDLTPESELKARKVLEATTKHVGDRYETGLLWRQEDPVVPDSYSMALRRLVSLERKLSKNPELYKSVQEQVTLYEQKGYAHQITEKELKSTKPGKSWYLPLGIVQNPKKPGKIRLIWDAAARAGGMSFNDMLLKGPDMLTSLTDVLMRFRMRNVGVCGDIREMFHQIRIREQDKQFQRFLWRKYPAEAPQIYVMDVATFGATCSPCSAQYIKNMNARVWEKSYPKASEAIINAHYVDDFLDSVDTADEAVELVRDVQYVHQQAGFEIRNFSSNAPEVLDRLGESREPCSKTMNLEKLKHVERVLGLVWQPSLDVFTFDIGGHADIRKLIESEVVPTKRQVLRTIMTLFDPLGFVAHFTVGGKIIMQNVWKSGTNWDECIPEELVYEWRRWGYMLLQLEQVQVPRCFFGGVDGKQLTNMQIHMFVDGSENASACVAYLRIEDGDFVRCALVAAKTKVVPLKPLSIPRMELQAAMIGSRLLDSVCSAMTLPIRQRYLWSDSSTVLSWLRSDSRRYHQYVSCRVGEILTLTNVDEWRYVPSKLNVADDATKWGNGPSFDPTSRWFAGPSFLFLPESQWPVQKQNVYTDEELRPAHLYVHGSVVSQPLLQLNRFSKWERLLRTVAFLLRSVKRFRKEVVSGPLTSEELFQAENRLWKIVQAEVYYEELRILKHNKGNGAENSLQLAKSNSMYKLSPFLDEYGVIKMNSRVVAAASKHLRVAHPIILPKNHYLTLLLVDSYHRRFLHGNNETVCNEMRQKYQISSLRRVIKQVSQNCQYCHVYKAVPKYPMMAPLPTERLTPFIKPFTHTGIDYFGPILVKQGRSLVKRWIVLFTCLTIRAVHLEVAYSLSAHSCILAIRRFVARRGAPQSFMSDNGTNFAGASNILEAQLKKIGEECAVTFTNAQTSWHFNPPSAPHMGGS, from the coding sequence ATGGACGGTACCGGACATTGTATCAAATGCGATCAACAAGATTCTGCCGACAACATGGTTGGCTGTGACTCTTGTTCTGCTTGGGCACACTTCGGATGTGTAGGTGTAAGTGATTCCATCGCCAACTCGGATCGAAGCTGGAAATGCGACAATTGTAAAGGCGATGCAGTAAGTCGCCATTCAGTTGCTAGTTCGCACACAAGTAGCCGATCTAGACGGGCGGAGATTCAACTACAGTTGATAGAGGAACAGCGTGAACTGAGACTGAAGCAGCAAGCAGAGGAGGACGCGATCCGGCAAAAACGCATCTCTGAAGAGGATGAAATGCGAAAGCGCAGGGCAGCAGAAGACGAAAGGTACCTGAGGGAGAAGGCGGAGCTTCAAATGATCGCGGAAAGTAGTGAAGTAGGGAGCAGGAAAAGTGGGCCTTCTATTCGAGCAACCCGTGACAGGCTACAGCAGTGGTTAATAGATCATCCACCAGTGGTGCAATCAGCACAGATAGTCAGTGAAATCCAACAACCCGTTACTTCTGGCCCAAGTACGTCGAAGCAATCTGAAGAACCCGACGGTAAGAAGTTTGGTTCATCATTGATTCCGCAGTCCAGTTCCACGCCGCGGGCAAATCAGCCAGGGCACGTTATTTGTAGTGCGTTTGAAATCCCAGCAACTATAACCCAATCGACACCTACGCCGGTGACCACTGGTGTATCTGGTACAATAATGACGCCACCTCCAGACGTCCTTACGCAGTCTTACGCAGAATCTTCCATTCTATTAATGCAATCGCCGAATGTTCCCGTATCCGTAGGAATTTCAAGTACAGTATCTAATGTAGTTCTAACCACTAGTGGTAGTTTACAATTAAGTAAAACTGATATACCGATAGCTAGTACCGTTAGTTCACAAGGTAATTTACTAACTCACGTTACTTTGGCACCGATAATGGCTACTACTAGTTTTAATCAGTCACAGTTGAATCAAAACGTACCCTACAAAAGTCCCTCGCCCGCAATGCCTCCGCCAAGCGTACCGCAATGTGCGGTCGATATATTCAATATctcttcaacaaatccagtAACAGCAAACATGTCCTGGAATATAAGCTCAGTTCATAGTGCTCCTAGAGTTACGATCCCTCATTCCATTACCAACCCTCTTTATGGGGGAGAACTGCCGTCTCTCGTACCCCCTGCAGTTAATAACAACTCGCGTGGTGTGGGACTAACGTCTCTTGAAGCAAACGTGCCTAATCATAATGTTGTGTATGGCACAGGATTACCATCTCAGGTTTCAACTTCTGTCTCTATGCAGTCAACGTACAGTGTGGCTATGTCCCAGTGCAATCCAGTGTTACAGTCAGCCGGTGTTATTCCAAGCTACCCACAATTGTATTCGTATCCTAGGATGAGTACTGCCGTTACCTCAAATACCCAGAGCATACAGGGACCTTCCACAGCGCAAATAGCAGCACGCCAAGTCATTCCGCGAGAACTACCCTCGTTCTCCGGTGATCCACGTGAGTGGCCACTCTTTTATAGTTCCTTCCGAAACAGTACGGAAACATGTGGTTTCACAAACGCAGAAAATCTCTCAAGACTACAAAGAAGCTTAAAGGGGCAGGCACTAGACTCAGTTAGATGCCGCCTGCTGATACCGGAATCAGTGCCGTCGGTCATGGAAACGCTACGACAACTGTATGGTCGACCGGAGATTCTTATTCACACGGTACTGCAAAAGGTGCGCGCAGTCTCTCCACCTAAGAGTGACAATTTACCCTCGCTCATTAACTTCGGCCTGGCGGTTCGGGACGCGGTGGATCATATGATCATGTCCAACCTGCAAGACCACCTTTGTAATCCCATGCTACTACAAGAACTCGTGGAAAAAATGCCATCGCAATTGAAGATGCAGTGGTCTGTCTATAAGCGATCGAAATCCGTAGTCAACCTGGCGACGTTCGGGGAATTCATGTCTGAAATAGTTCAAACGGCGTCTGATGTAACCATCCCAGAGATAATAGATGATCCTGTCGTGAAAGCTAAGAATCGTGATAAGCAAAAGTTGTGCCTGCATGCACATACGGCAATAGAAGATCAAGGAGAGGCCGAAGATCAAATATCGGGAAAGaaaggttgctgctgctgtagcAAATTAGACCATGTGATAATGAATTGCGAAGAGTTTAAAGAACTGGGTGTCGACGGTCGATGGAAAATTGTAAGACTGAAGGGGCTCTGTAAGATGTGTCTTATCCCGCACCGAAGGTGGCCTTGTCGGTCGGGAAAGGAATGTGGAGTATATGGATGCCGCATTCGTCACCATGAGCTCTTGCACTCTGGCAATGTGATATCATCGGGCAAGCCAGATAGAATCACAAGTGAAACCTCTCATCACAACCATCACACGTCCGTTCCCCATTCACTTTTTCGATATCTTCCGGTTACCATCCACGCAAATAACCGGAAAATTAATATCTTCGCTTTCTTAGACGATGGTTCCTCAGCTACACTTATTGAAGATAACATCGTGGCAGAATTAGGAATCACAGGTCCAGTCGACACACTTCTTCTAAGCTGGACTGGCGACGTAACGCGCGAAGAGACAAATTCCAAGCGAATCAGTGTATCGGTTTCGGGGCAGATGGGGCTGAAACAGTATAACCTTAATAACGTACGCACAGTAAGCGCATTGAAGCTGCCACCGCAAACATTACAGTACGAGGAACTTACAAATATGTATCCGCACTTGAAAGGCCTCCCTATCCGCAGTTATTCAAACGCGATTCCATCCATGATAATTGGTGTGGAGCATGCCCGTCTTTTAACGACGCTGAAGGTACGAGAAGGGAAAGACCACGATCTGATTGGAGCTAAGACACGACTAGGTTGGTGCGTGTTCGGTAAGACTTCGAAAAAAGCGGATTTAGTAGAGCGACTAGAATTTCATGACGACCTTAACAATCGGGAGCTTCATGAGCGGATGCGACAATTCTTTTTAGTTGAAGAAGCCGTCGTGACAAGGGATCTTACACCGGAAAGTGAATTGAAAGCTCGCAAAGTACTTGAAGCGACCACTAAGCACGTTGGCGACCGGTATGAGACGGGATTACTCTGGAGGCAGGAGGATCCCGTTGTGCCTGATAGTTACTCGATGGCTCTTCGAAGATTGGTTTCTCTGGAGAGAAAGCTTAGCAAGAATCCAGAGCTCTATAAAAGTGTTCAGGAACAGGTCACGTTGTATGAGCAGAAAGGGTACGCTCATCAAATCACCGAAAAGGAGCTGAAATCCACAAAGCCTGGTAAATCTTGGTACCTACCGCTGGGGATAGTTCAGAACCCGAAGAAACCAGGAAAAATACGGTTAATCTGGGATGCTGCCGCACGAGCTGGTGGGATGTCCTTCAATGATATGCTGCTCAAGGGGCCTGATATGTTGACATCGTTGACGGACGTTTTAATGCGGTTCAGAATGCGCAATGTTGGGGTATGTGGAGATATTCGTGAAATGTTCCACCAAATTCGCATCCGGGAACAGGATAAGCAATTTCAACGCTTTCTGTGGCGGAAGTATCCAGCGGAAGCACCACAAATTTATGTGATGGATGTAGCAACTTTCGGAGCGACGTGCTCACCATGCTCAGCACAATATATCAAGAATATGAACGCTCGAGTATGGGAAAAATCATACCCGAAAGCTTCCGAAGCGATTATCAATGCGCATTACGTAGATGATTTTCTGGATAGCGTCGATACAGCAGATGAAGCAGTGGAATTAGTTCGGGATGTGCAGTACGTTCACCAGCAGGCCGGATTCGAGATTAGAAATTTCTCTTCCAATGCCCCGGAGGTATTGGACCGTCTGGGGGAGTCGAGGGAACCATGCAGCAAAACCATGAATTTGGAGAAACTCAAACATGTGGAAAGAGTGCTCGGGTTGGTATGGCAGCCGTCACTAGACGTCTTTACGTTTGACATCGGAGGTCATGCAGACATTCGAAAGCTCATTGAGAGTGAAGTCGTGCCAACGAAGCGCCAGGTACTGAGAACGATTATGACACTGTTTGACCCTTTAGGATTCGTAGCTCATTTCACTGTAGGCGGGAAAATTATCATGCAGAATGTGTGGAAATCTGGTACAAACTGGGACGAGTGCATTCCGGAAGAGTTAGTGTATGAATGGCGCAGATGGGGTTATATGTTGTTGCAACTGGAACAAGTGCAAGTTCCTCGATGTTTCTTCGGAGGTGTAGATGGAAAGCAACTGACGAATATGCAGATTCACATGTTCGTAGATGGAAGTGAGAACGCGAGTGCTTGCGTGGCATATTTGCGGATCGAAGATGGAGACTTTGTACGGTGCGCCTTGGTGGCGGCAAAAACAAAGGTGGTTCCGTTAAAACCACTCTCAATCCCTCGTATGGAATTGCAGGCTGCGATGATAGGTAGTCGTCTACTAGATAGTGTTTGCTCCGCTATGACTTTGCCTATACGGCAGCGGTACCTGTGGTCCGACTCTTCCACGGTTCTTTCGTGGCTTCGGTCAGACAGTCGTCGATATCACCAGTATGTATCCTGTAGAGTAGGGGAGATATTGACTCTGACAAACGTCGACGAATGGAGGTACGTGCCCTCAAAGCTAAATGTTGCCGATGATGCGACCAAATGGGGAAATGGCCCTAGTTTCGACCCCACAAGCCGATGGTTCGCAGGACCAAGCTTCTTGTTCCTTCCTGAGAGCCAATGGCCCGTACAAAAGCAAAACGTCTATACGGACGAGGAGCTACGACCTGCACATCTCTACGTGCATGGTTCTGTCGTCAGTCAGCCGCTCTTACAATTAAATCGTTTCTCCAAATGGGAGAGGCTCCTGCGTACTGTAGCATTTTTGCTGAGATCAGTGAAGCGGTTTCGAAAAGAAGTAGTGTCTGGACCACTCACCAGCGAAGAGCTTTTCCAGGCCGAGAATCGATTGTGGAAAATAGTGCAGGCAGAGGTATATTACGAAGAACTACGGATATTAAAACACAATAAGGGAAACGGAGCCGAAAATTCGCTACAGTTGGCGAAATCGAATTCAATGTATAAGTTGTCGCCTTTTCTGGACGAGTATGGGGTGATAAAAATGAATAGCAGAGTTGTAGCTGCAGCAAGTAAGCATCTACGAGTTGCCCATCCCATCATACTACCGAAAAACCACTACCTAACGTTATTGCTTGTCGACAGCTATCACCGTCGCTTTCTTCACGGCAATAATGAAACGGTGTGCAACGAAATGAGGCAGAAATATCAAATTTCGTCATTGCGGCGCGTCATTAAACAAGTTTCCCAGAACTGTCAGTACTGTCACGTCTACAAGGCTGTGCCTAAGTACCCGATGATGGCACCGTTGCCAACAGAAAGGCTTACGCCCTTCATTAAACCGTTTACACACACAGGGATTGACTATTTCGGACCAATCCTGGTCAAACAAGGGCGTAGCCTGGTGAAACGCTGGATAGTCTTATTTACATGCCTGACAATACGTGCGGTGCACTTGGAAGTTGCCTATAGTTTGTCGGCACACTCTTGTATCCTTGCTATCAGGAGATTTGTTGCTCGTCGAGGCGCTCCTCAGTCATTCATGTCCGACAACGGGACTAACTTCGCAGGGGCGAGCAACATTTTAGAAGCGCAGTTAAAGAAAATTGGCGAAGAATGTGCGGTGACATTTACTAATGCTCAAACTTCTTGGCATTTCAACCCACCGTCTGCACCACACATGGGAGGTTCGTGA